The Euwallacea fornicatus isolate EFF26 chromosome 18, ASM4011564v1, whole genome shotgun sequence genome segment CAATTAagttagaaaagaaaaacacgcAGTGTACGAgtcaattttttagaaatgtttaaaCCCCTTATCATTATTTTAACAGCTGCATTAATTAGTGACCTTTAATCGTATTTCTTTCAGAACATAGTCTACGTGATTCTCCAGCTCCACCATCAGACGATGAGGACGAAGTAATCAATAACAATCAAGCAGGAGGTGATGCCTCTAGAAACCACCCCGCCAACATAATCTGCACAAGACCTGAATATTACACTTTACCAAGTTTAGATGAACTAACTCCTGATGAGGATGGAAAGTGTATTGTCAGAGGTTTCACCGTTGGCCGAAAAGGGTATGGAAACGTCTATTTTCCCGAAGAAATCGATGTGGCGGGTTTAAATCTGGATGAACTCGTACATTTTTGCTATcgagaaataaatatatatccCGATGAATCTACAAAACCACCCGTTGGAGAGGGCTTGAATAGACGGGCACAGATCACTTTAGATAACGTGTTTCCGAGACGTGTGGGATCGAATACGTTAATCAAAGATATAGTTGATCTGATACAGATGAAGTTTgctgaaaagttacgaaaagTAACTGAGAAAAAGAATGCTCGCTTTGTGGACTATCGCCCAGAAACTGGAAGCTGGGTTTTCAAGGTGGATCATTTCTCAAAATACGGGTTCAACGATAGTGATGAGGAGAGTGATCAGAACGGAAATGGAGTCCCTAAAAAAGCTTCTGCGAAGGCCACGGGCGAGGTGCAACCCCCAAAACCTGCTCCAACTAAAGAAAGTTTAGAAGCAGACCGAGAAGTGATTTCAAGAGAATCTACGGAGTTGCATGATGGCTCTTCGAGGCTGTTTGGTTTGGATAAGGATATTTTGGTGAACACTGAGCAGCAGCAGGAAAATGACGTTCTGCACCACAGTATGATGATGGATGATCCCTCAGAGGATGAATATTCCATGCTGCCAGACATTGATATGCACTTTAAGTCTTACCCTAAGAACGTTAACGTCTCAAATATTCAAGTGAgtgttaaatatatttttattattttttttaactttgtttttgaaatttagtatATGAAAATGGCCCTATTTGATGACGATAGATCTTCAGAGGGCGCACAAAGCCactcttcaattttaaaacaataccTCGATATACCTGAAATAGACGATATTCGAAAATTGCCTTCTTTATCTGAAGAAATTGCTCCTAGAAGACGGATTTTAATACGGCCAAAAATTTGGAAGGTTTTAAATAACTATCAATTGCCTAAGGCTACTTCTGTTGTGTTGCCCAGCAGGTATgcaatttgttttgtttgtatttttatattttaacgttttttttttcgtgttgagGTGTTGTGTGGACGTGGGTATGCTCAAAGGAAAGTCCTTTAAACCAGGCTGGTCGAAAGGTTTCAACTTTTTCTCGTTAGAGAACGACGAACGGGAATTCAACAACGAATTGCTGTTTAAAACCATTGACACGTCCCCGACTTTCGACCCATTAAAGGTTCTATATCCTTTTACCATCTTTCAATTAGCTGTTTCAACTAAACCATTTTTCAGGACATTCTAGTAGATTGTCTAAAAGAAGTCCTGGAATATTCGTCTTTCGAATTGAGCACTGCAAAAATACCAACGTTCGAGATACTGAAATCCGACTGGTATCTTAAAAGATTGACgacaatatttacaaaattggcCAGAGGATATAACAGCGCGCAGACCAATTATTTATGTAGCATTTGGACTTTATGCACAGCCCTATGGGGGCCTGGTGAGAAGTCCATAACACATAGGAGATATTTGATGTCCGAGTGGCTTAAAGACACGTGCGTTAACGATAGTTTGATACTGAAAAGTGGACCTTCTAAAGATATGAATGAGGCCACTCAGAGTATTTTTGATCATTTGAGCGTCTTCAAAGTAAGTTGCCTCCTGTTTTTAGCCGTATCAGATTAAAACTGAACTTCACTatattgaaagttttaatacattttttttcatttaagtaaGTGTCTTTCAATTTTCTTAGGTGTTTGATGCTGCAAATTTGGCCATGGACTTAAAACTACCAAATCTATCTCTTCTTTTGTCGCAATTGAGTCTCGGAAACACAACCAAGGCATTTATGCAAGAACAAATTGAGATTTGGTACAAATCAATGGCGGCAAAGCACATTTCTGTCGAATTTAAGCGACTTTATTTGCTATTGGCTGGAATTCCTGCAAAAGAAGGAATTAATGTCTTCGAGGATGTCGATTGGAAAAGAGCATTCGGAATGCATTTATGGTAAACAATTGAAATGAATAATCCCAAGTTCTTTCtcttttatgttattttcaataacgACTATTTCAGGTACATTTGCCCAAATGGAGCACCAATTGAAACCGCTATAGAGTTCTACGAAAAAGCTTTTAAAGAATCTCTTTACGCCCAAAAACCCAATCCTCCATACGTAAAAAGCATCTCAGAAGAAGGTCCTTTTGATATCATGTACCACATTATGCAGCTCTACAAATCGAGAGTTCACAGATTAAGCAGCACTCTCGACCCTGCAACTCACACTGATGATCCTGTAGATTACAGACTCAGCTGGCTGTTGTTACAACTATTTTTGTCGTTGGACGTGGGCGTATTGGAGCAATCTGAAATGAACAAGTTTTGTACGAGTTTTTCAACACAATTGGAACATTTAGGCCACTGGGAATGGGCAATTTTCGTTTTGCTGTACTTGAAAGATGATTTAGTTAAGAGCAACCTGATTATGGGGATTTTAGATCGGAATTTGAGCGTAGACTTTGGAGATATTGGTGAAAATTCTGAAGAAATAATGGATTTGTTGGTGAACAGTATGAATATTCCGCCTGAGTGGATTCACACTGTAAAAGGACACAAGGCCATGTCTATAGGCAAACATTTCGAGGCATTTAATCACTTTTCATTAGCAGAGGAATATGTTACAGCTAATGATATATTCATTAACGATTTACTCCCAGGGTTATTCATCAACGAGCAGTATGACGTTATAAGGAACCTGAGCGACAAACTCAGTCCCGGCAGTAAGGATATCCTGCACTGGCGCAACGGAGCCGGGTTAATCCTGGATTATCTAGATTTATTGGAACAATCAATGGCAATGGAGAATCTCGTTAAATTACAGATGAAGTTGGGTTCTTTGGGAGAACGAATCGTTAATTTCCCACAGAAAAGTGAGCAACAAAAGGTGTGCGTGGCAGAACTGTCCAAGAGATGTTCCTCGCTCTATCGGGAGCTATGTAATAAGTCCCAGTCAGACAGAGTGAAGGATTCCTACGCCCGATTTATCGAAACTCTGATCATGCCCCCAGATTTCAATATGACGGACGGGATGTATTTAATACACGATTTTTGTAATGCTAGGATTTTCTCGTGATACGGTAAGTGAACGGAACGGAAGTGAATATTTGTTGAGTGAAGGTGAAAATAGCGATTTATGGTGAATGTATAAACAGTCGAAGTTTGGTAACGCTTCAAGTAGAACTTTAGCTTTCTGCATAAATTAAATCTAGGCTAGAAAGCAAGGTTTTGTCTGATACATTTCATTTTAGCGGATTTAGGACACattattttacattgaaaCAACCATTTTTTCATTGCGTTAAATTCTgttaaactgaaatttaaaaaggtgCTTTTTACCAacgaatatatatttatcatAGAAAAGTGACGTGGCTAAACGCCCGAATGCGTCCTTGATAACTCGGCTGTAAATACCTTTTGCTTTGCTCATCCGTTGGAAGAAGAACTTTGTTTACTTTGGCGTGCTATCGAATGATAAAAAGTGAGTTAATAAAAGCGACGAAATCGTTGACACAAAGAGCTTTTTTCGTGTTTGTAGGTTTTGCTTGGAACTGACAATTTTCTATGGTAAATAATATGTTCGGAGCTTTTtacctgttaaaaaaaacatgtgtTTATATGTtaagataattaaaatgtcCATTTCATTTTCTACCCTTTTACGCGATTTAAAATGAACTTAGTacttttttcctgtttttttcCTCAACTAAGGCAATTTTGTGGTTCACTTAGGAAGTttccgaaattaaaaaaaaatcaagttacTCTGATTCTGAGATGGACAACATCGAACCGTGTATGTCTTCAATCCAATAAACCGCGTACTAAGTCACGGATTCTGAGTCGTTCTTTCAATGTGCTTCCAAAATGCCTTCAGTTGATTTAAtagaaactgaaaataaatataacaaatattactgttttaatttaaattttgtctaGTTACAAAGGTAAATTAAGCTGAAAATTAGTattgtcaaagttttaaataaaaaagaatccGAGAGGCATGATATATTTATATGCAGTATAAATGGTCTAccttttttaatgattattacgcctttttatttggaataaatgttgttttagCCAAGCAGATTCGTATTTATAGCCTGTCAACGGGactgtaattttaattaaaaaacttgttcGAAATTTCATCGGAACCTTTGACTGGGTTAATTACCCTTTTAAAGCACACTAcccttcagattttttttccatattttcgcTCGTCAAATTTCCGAGGTCCAAGGTAGATTAGAAAAAGTAGTAATAAACTATTCATacggacattttttttttgactattCGGAAGTATAAGAAGcactttagaaaattttgtctTTACCATTTTAgacagaaaaattgtacaaattgTTCGTTCATATGCCAATGGAGGTGAGTTTGTCTAAATTTTGCCACTTTAACAAATTCAGATATTTATACCTCTAATAAAGTAATACGCGCAGTCTACATGTTATGTAGATCGAAATTTTTCCTAGTAAAGAGCGTTAAATATAATGGGTGAGAGTATATATTAATTCAGCAAGATTCTCgtaaagtttttaatgaaatcaacACTAAAATAGGCAAGAAGCCTTataaaataccttaaaattcacttttacaaGTCATGTGCCCACTTCCAAGAACTGTGCATAAAAATTGGTTTCAGGTGCagtatatttttcttggtttaTGTTTGTACAACACTACAAATTtccatcattaaaaaaatactttagatCTTTTGGCTTTACCAATTTAGTTAGAAAAATTGTGCGTCGGCGAACTGAAGGGTTTAAGGCTGTctcaaaattaagaaaatattctttatttttcatttgttaacAATATCCGCAAaacatgaaacaaaaatacatcttaaattattgttttttttttaataaaaaggacttttattaattacaataatgTAAGTCATTCCTATATGCCATTTATAAACTTGTGGACGCATGTATGAGAGTAAAGTTCATGGCCGGATTATCGAGCGCTGAAATAGAACTTAACTTAAAAACTTCTGCTGCTATAAGCAGCAACTCTACCTGTATTTGTACGCACAATAACgtgtaaatataataatttgtgGTAATAGATTTTTCTAAACAGTAGAGATTTTTCAGTCGCCTTTTTGTCTAGATAAATGGCAATATTAAAGGTACTTGTGTGATTGGTACATATAAAATTATGCGAAAATCCTTATGGCAACATTGCGAATGTTGATTCGGGGACTTCTTAACGGCTCGAAGGGTTTGAAACCATAAGTACAATAAACCTACACTTCATTACATACGTTTATCACAACTGCGCAGCTTgcaaaaaatagtatatttcaccacataaaaAGTGAGTAAGAAAGAAATAACACACTCCGATTCAGTAGGTACAAAGTCTTGTCAAAGTTTAATTGAAGAATTTGATGAAAACACTGGCGATCACTAAAAATGCCAAGCTAATGCTCAAAGTGGCTGCGCCATTGCATTCACTAGGTTTGTCTTTGGTGATGTATTGGCACAGGGACTTGACAAAATTAGTTTGAGCCAAGGCGTTATCATCAGCTTTAAATTGCCCGTTGAAGACAATGGTAGGAACGGATTTCAAGGGGTTCGAGACTTCATTCGTTTGGGTACCCAGAGTAGCCAAATAGTTGGAACCTACGGTAGCAATTATcagaaatgaattttgattGAAACCTAAACTTTACCATCAGAATGAGCTGCACAGTTCTCGATCAGATTCAAGTTATTGACGTGATTGATTTCTGCGCAGTCCTTAGTGGGGAAAGTTGCGTTGTCCCCTTTCTTTTCAGTCTTGTCCATCAGGCAATTGATGAATCCAACGGCAACCCTACAGAATAGCCCATAATAACTCCTTTTGCattgaaaattcctcaaattCGCACTTATTAAAACCGAATCCTTCAGTGGGCTTTCCTTGTTCGATAAGCTTCAGCGCACAAGCCTGAATCTTATTGCCCTCGCACTCTTTCGGTCCATGGTGGCAATCAAATTCGTACTCGTTTGTTTTGAATTCCATCTGAAAGAGACTTTTTTATTCAGGGTGAAAAATCTTAAGCTTAAACGTTTTCTGTTTGTTTGCCTCATTAAGATTTCCCCGTTAATGGATTTTCGCTattgcaaattgaaaaaccaCAGCAAGCGACACTCTTAATGACTTTTAATTAGCATATGGTCACCGAGGAACAGGTTCTAGTCGCAAAATGCGTCATCTACTGCAAGATTACCATTTGTATAGAAAGGCAGCGAACTTGAGACCCTCCGGCGTAGGTGGAAGTTTAATGGCAATTGCTTTTTGTCTGTATTAATCATATCCTCGTTAACCTGACACGTCTGTCCGTTTTCTATAGCTTTCTTAGAATAATAAGGACACTGATAAGAACTTCATCAGTCTGGGAAAGAGTATACGAATTTGCAGTTAAACCTGTTTGGCAACAATAATAAGCATCACtgtatttgtttaaaagtaattattttgaatgtaGAGCATTAGGTGACTAACAGGGCCGGCTTTGGCGAGTCCGGCGCTCTcgacaaaattattaatagacCCAAGAAAAACCGCCGCCCAACCTGCCCTCCCCCTATAAGTTCTGTACGGAAGACTAAAAAAAGGCTGGGAAATATTGGGGAGTTTTATGACTTCTATTACTGCTGGTGTTGGATGCACTTACTAGTATATACAGGAGTATGCCTAGCTATATACTATTTGTGCCAATTTTTGGTGCCTAAAATATACGTCCAGAACAAACGTTTCACACCTTAATCATTGTCGTGTTCGTTGAAAAGCGGTACATCTTCGAGATAAATGTAGGCAGCATGCCGCCGGGCAACATTCCTGCTTCGTCTGTATGTTGAGTTGCCTACATCAGGTACAATTTTTACTAGATTTACATCGGCAAATTGAGGCAGGTTCACAATGTTCAATCGTATACCGTGTGtgctatgaaaaaaaaattgaactcgGAGAACTCGAAGGGAATCAGTTCAAAAACTCCCTTTAAAagtattgttaaatttattaaaattgaaaagacATGGGTAAAAGGAGTTCTATAAAGAAATTGACGTTAACGagtgagaaaattaaaaaaaattgtatcagatacagggtgttctacaTTAAAATGGGGAGTTTTGGCGTCTTCAACATAgtgaaagttttcaaaatccatGAATATACCCATAATACAGTGTATTAAAGCATCATTCCCTGTAATCTAGAAATTCGTAATGATCAAAACCCTATAAGATGTCCCGCGAAAAAATCTAATATCCAGTATTGAAAAAGAATCTTCgcaaaaaattccatttgaaaagtATTGAAATCGTGCTCATGGTAATCTTCCTTTAACTCGAAAATTAAGCGAGGTGGGAATAAGTGCAGATAAATTGACCTTAATGAACATTGTAACATCATGCTTTACTCTACCAATTACGAGTGTAATCAGGCCAATACACACTGATGATTACGCAATGGATTGGCCGGGACGCATTGTCTTTGGATCTTCAGTTGGTATCAGTTAGCCATTGCCAGAAAGTTTCTTCAATAAAAGTCGTATTTAGCTCCTCGGAGTTTTAAGTACTCAATTTTGATCCCTTCCTGCCGCAAAAACATAATGTTAATTTGACTATTATACTATCAAGCAAAATAGCgcaatatacaggatgtgctATGAAAAAAAGGGGAGTTTTTACGTGTTCGACGTAgcgaaaatgataattttttataattttaaacgaCTTCTCGTGGCGACTAATCGccttttgaataatttagttCGATTTCTAATGCAGACATGTAACCCAGAAAACGGAAaccctttttgttttattgtagCCTCAGAATTGACGTGTTTAAATCAATTGCATCACAATCATCGTACAATTTTAACGAGGTTTCGATTATATCGGAATTGCTACGCTATACGTTCCTTTGGATTTCTACCGTCAGCAACTTTTAAACCCAATTATGAAAAACGTAACGTATTAATTGCGGCAAAATACCCACAACCGAacctattttttaatacaaacgAAGACTTACTTTCGTCTTGCCATATGGCACCAAAGTCAagttgacgaaattggaaagaTTGCCTTGCAGGGAAGGATATAATTGTTGAGTGAAGAATTTCCTGGAGTCTGGACAAAGGGACTCGTAGTAGATATTTACTGCCacctgaaaaaataaatacacaaataaatatacatacatatgaacatttaacaaataaatttaattaattcaattaaaattggttaaatttgGGGGAAAGTTGCGCAATTTAGAGTTTGAGAAATgtacttgaaaaatttaaaaaattcctatgAGTTTCGGAGgcattcgaaaaaaaaatggaattctgaaaaacgttttcattttttattcagcTTATTTGGCGAGATTATTCAAAAAGACCGACAGTTCGTCTCAGCTTTTTCCCTTTCTCAATGTATCGGTGCTAAATATGAAACCCGACGTTTCAGTTTGCGGCAACCATCATcaatcttaatttttcttatgagCGCCATCTTCGATTCACACATCTTCGAACCCGCTTTTTTCTAGATACGGTGATGTATCACATCTTAAGGGTCGGTTTTGTGATGTGgtggaaatatcaaaaatgctATTTCTTCAAAGAGTTCCtcgaaaataactttttttagatATATATCTCACGTTTGCACTGAGACGTCAAATCGAAACTTAACATGTGATACTTCATCGTGATCAGAACGAAATATGACTTCTTAAATCTGAAAAACTGGGATGAGAcccataaaaagaaacaaagttgatgatgTGGCATCGGCACCTTGGAGAAGgggaaaaattgcaatgatGGAGTGTCAATTCTTTTGAAATCCATCCAATCGCGCTACTTTGCCTTAATTTAACTGGCCTTCTATCTTCCATGGTTACCGATAGATCCTCACGGTTGAGCATTTATGAATAACAATGCGCATATCTCACTAGCAATACAAATCACCATACATGGACATAATTTCTGTTAGCAATATCGCAACCTCATCCAATAAAAACTCACAATTAATATTCATGACAACCCTACTGCTATCTACAATATAAAATTCCAGAGGAATCTTCAGTCAGGTCATAAGGCTCATTAACCCGTGATAGGAGCTCGTGTTAACATTGAGTTTATCGCGACATTTCAGTTTACGACCTTTTAAGTGTGAATGTTCAAGAATGTCATTGTGATCGTTCAACCATAGTTGAGAAACAACAATAATTCTGCTTAATAAGAATAAGGTCACTCGCCACTTTTCTGACGTTAACACTTAAAGCCGAAGGGCGGCACGCGTCCATGACATCGTCATGACTCAACTCGTGGATAATGAGGCGCATATCTCACGAGCAGTGAAAACGACCATACGTagatataatttgtttttctgaaaAGTCCATTTCAATCCATGGAGTTTTGATGGTTTCTCTACGAATTAGCGCGTCTTTACACGGGCTATTTCGTTCAATGCCACAAGTGTCCACGAGGCCTGAGAGGTATTATATTGTCGGTTAAGCACAGGATATACCCTCATTTAGCAACgatcattttattattatggaTGATCCTCCTGAAAATGCATAATACgcacatattatttattgaatttgcaTAGAATGCAAATTATTTCTGGTTATTTACAGCGAAATCCCATTAAATCTAGGACGAAAATAACGGAGATCACAGGATTCCGTTTATTGCTTACAAAATTCTATTGATCTCGCCACTAGAACCTTCGAGACCGTTAGAACTGAGGTATTCCGATTATCTTCCTTATTGGTTTGCGGTCAGCTTTCAGCcactttttgaataaaattttaggtgcttttgatcaaatttgcaGCCACGACGTCGATTTTGCATTAAAACCGGTAAGTGCGCAAATCTCCTCTCGTTAATACACAATCGGTTTGTTTTTCTGCGGTCGCAGCTTTATTGGCCGTTCGGCGAATGGTCAGTGCGATTTTATTGCAATCGAAACAATGCCGACACATGTTGGTTGTtggaataattaaaagaataaaGTATGCGAGAGCTCGTGCGTCGTAGCTGACGAAAATAACCCGAATAGCCATTAGATAGTGGGTGCGTCCCCATGCCTCTATCACCAAACTGGAGATAATTAATTACATCATGGGCCTCCTCCAACAAACATCCATTAACCTTTCTAAATTGACCTTTATATTCCATTGGGatgtttctaattttgagcATGCACTAATGAgcttaaaattatgtaaaaaacgCGCGATTACATCTAAATGTGGAATTGGCTAATTACTTCGC includes the following:
- the LOC136345181 gene encoding GILT-like protein 1, translated to MSISKVSYVLSLAVLVVAAQHDEHQHSGHMNHENHRVAVNIYYESLCPDSRKFFTQQLYPSLQGNLSNFVNLTLVPYGKTKMEFKTNEYEFDCHHGPKECEGNKIQACALKLIEQGKPTEGFGFNKVAVGFINCLMDKTEKKGDNATFPTKDCAEINHVNNLNLIENCAAHSDGSNYLATLGTQTNEVSNPLKSVPTIVFNGQFKADDNALAQTNFVKSLCQYITKDKPSECNGAATLSISLAFLVIASVFIKFFN
- the Nup98-96 gene encoding nuclear pore complex protein Nup98-Nup96 yields the protein MFGKPTFGSSAPSTSFGGTSLFGQTASTGGGLFNTSTTFGQQSKPTSFGFGAAPQSNTFLSTQQPQSSSIFNTSGNSNLFGGATAFGGQQTTGTTIKFVPFTGTDTMLKNGTAQGISTKHHSITCMKEYEGKSFEELRTEDYQANRKGPQAGSTGFGAPAFGAGTSATPSLFSQTDANKSAFGQTSAFGQTLGQTPAFGQQTTGFGTSAFGAPTSTAPLFGQTDANKQSAFGQSTFGQTSAFGQTSTGAFGMGAQQNTTGSPFGKPAFGTATSSAGFGFGSATPQNANPFGSSPANKPFGTGLQNPAQPLLFGNATSQPSTGFGTGLFSNTQNTAGGLFNKPAQPTAGFGTTPQTTGFSFNTPASTQSSLFNNASKPLFGGAASTAPAFGSTNTFGSTNTGFGSTFGKPAAPAFGQTQAPGIGTFSSGFGATNTFGTGTSTGFNSTFGKPAAPAFGQTQMSGLGTFNTGNTTSTGLFGNQNQAKPGGLFGGTTGLFGGGLLSFQQNTFGLAQPAQQQASLLAQPEQNSNNLALLTSDPFGDAPHLAGLEPKLKSSTAGVSTTDPKELKSLLDASKKVDLTHKSKLKVTPLKSARDSLFDSIPKMSDTKSPLANYQKPSVRRLVLKPRSSTETALGSSSNNILDILTSEDKENRNSESGGATGRGNPLKLNFDASVNNESLLNNSVETQTFNVLHSTGKDQLPEHSLRDSPAPPSDDEDEVINNNQAGGDASRNHPANIICTRPEYYTLPSLDELTPDEDGKCIVRGFTVGRKGYGNVYFPEEIDVAGLNLDELVHFCYREINIYPDESTKPPVGEGLNRRAQITLDNVFPRRVGSNTLIKDIVDLIQMKFAEKLRKVTEKKNARFVDYRPETGSWVFKVDHFSKYGFNDSDEESDQNGNGVPKKASAKATGEVQPPKPAPTKESLEADREVISRESTELHDGSSRLFGLDKDILVNTEQQQENDVLHHSMMMDDPSEDEYSMLPDIDMHFKSYPKNVNVSNIQYMKMALFDDDRSSEGAQSHSSILKQYLDIPEIDDIRKLPSLSEEIAPRRRILIRPKIWKVLNNYQLPKATSVVLPSRCCVDVGMLKGKSFKPGWSKGFNFFSLENDEREFNNELLFKTIDTSPTFDPLKDILVDCLKEVLEYSSFELSTAKIPTFEILKSDWYLKRLTTIFTKLARGYNSAQTNYLCSIWTLCTALWGPGEKSITHRRYLMSEWLKDTCVNDSLILKSGPSKDMNEATQSIFDHLSVFKVFDAANLAMDLKLPNLSLLLSQLSLGNTTKAFMQEQIEIWYKSMAAKHISVEFKRLYLLLAGIPAKEGINVFEDVDWKRAFGMHLWYICPNGAPIETAIEFYEKAFKESLYAQKPNPPYVKSISEEGPFDIMYHIMQLYKSRVHRLSSTLDPATHTDDPVDYRLSWLLLQLFLSLDVGVLEQSEMNKFCTSFSTQLEHLGHWEWAIFVLLYLKDDLVKSNLIMGILDRNLSVDFGDIGENSEEIMDLLVNSMNIPPEWIHTVKGHKAMSIGKHFEAFNHFSLAEEYVTANDIFINDLLPGLFINEQYDVIRNLSDKLSPGSKDILHWRNGAGLILDYLDLLEQSMAMENLVKLQMKLGSLGERIVNFPQKSEQQKVCVAELSKRCSSLYRELCNKSQSDRVKDSYARFIETLIMPPDFNMTDGMYLIHDFCNARIFS